In Anaerobacillus isosaccharinicus, one genomic interval encodes:
- a CDS encoding cytochrome c3 family protein, translating to MIKWFKESNNKVLIIILLSAFIGIALYAGTVTAIKATDTGEFCSSCHVMDTVYEAFNRSPHGKLDCNDCHAPTDNMANKLMFKARAGLGHIYMNTLGASRIPDVLHATESSVEVVNKNCISCHQYTLENVAHDSKGTCIGCHRQVPHGLGIFKSPDWHLKLNIDAAR from the coding sequence ATGATTAAGTGGTTTAAAGAGTCAAATAACAAAGTGTTAATAATTATTTTGTTATCAGCTTTTATCGGGATAGCTTTGTATGCTGGTACAGTAACAGCAATTAAAGCAACTGATACTGGGGAGTTTTGTTCAAGTTGTCATGTTATGGACACCGTCTATGAAGCGTTTAATAGGTCGCCACATGGGAAGTTAGACTGTAATGATTGTCACGCTCCAACGGATAATATGGCCAACAAATTGATGTTTAAAGCTAGGGCAGGGCTAGGTCATATTTATATGAATACGCTTGGAGCAAGTCGCATTCCTGATGTTCTTCATGCAACAGAATCTTCAGTGGAGGTCGTTAATAAAAATTGTATTTCCTGCCACCAATACACACTTGAAAATGTTGCTCATGATTCAAAAGGGACATGCATCGGCTGCCATCGTCAGGTTCCCCATGGATTAGGGATATTCAAATCTCCTGACTGGCATTTGAAATTAAACATTGATGCCGCAAGATAA
- a CDS encoding M20/M25/M40 family metallo-hydrolase, with protein sequence MLNCRDEIFFLTNQLVNIESIVNTEGEKEISQAIYTLISSYSYFRDNPNRLIKQRTLNDDRERYNVVAYVIGTKKKSNKTVILMGHLDTVGIDDFNHLKEKACYPEELLEALKDEQLPRLVESHLNSDEFMFGRGVLDMKSGVASHLYLLKYYSEHPEELEGNLVVVIECDEEDSSHGILSALPLLKQLKEEHQFEYVGAINSDFVSPRYEGDPNRYIYKGTVGKLLPSFFITGAETHVGSCFEGLDPNFIAAELTKQINYNPELCNEAFGETTVPPVSLKLMDLKPSYTVQTALASYVYFNFFIHSWSPKEVLDKLKLQAEIAFDHALTAFKDRYQLFSEMSHQPNIDVPWQTRVMTYEEMDQLLMTEHGDAYAAHMAEFKQKLLLDSELDTRMFSAKVVEEAWKWMGDRSPAIIVFYSSLYSPRIEVTGKDELEKNLIASLDLAVSKMQPNYSHPIVTRNFFPYISDMSFVALSDDEDGINAVSSNTPCWGSKLFVNYQDIRDINVPVINIGPYGFDAHKQYERVELSYSFEIVPNLTNEVIQNLLKS encoded by the coding sequence ATGCTAAATTGTCGTGATGAAATCTTTTTTTTAACGAATCAACTCGTGAATATTGAAAGCATTGTTAATACAGAGGGAGAAAAAGAAATTAGCCAAGCTATTTACACCTTAATCTCTTCCTATTCATATTTCCGTGATAACCCTAACCGTTTGATTAAACAAAGAACGCTCAATGATGACCGCGAACGCTATAACGTCGTTGCCTATGTAATAGGAACAAAAAAGAAAAGCAATAAGACAGTTATTTTGATGGGACATTTAGATACAGTTGGTATAGATGATTTTAACCACCTTAAGGAGAAGGCTTGCTATCCAGAAGAACTACTTGAAGCCTTAAAAGATGAGCAACTACCAAGACTGGTAGAAAGCCACTTAAACTCTGATGAATTTATGTTCGGCCGTGGCGTTCTAGACATGAAAAGCGGTGTTGCTAGTCACCTTTATTTACTAAAGTACTACTCAGAACACCCTGAGGAATTAGAAGGTAATTTAGTCGTTGTGATCGAGTGTGACGAAGAAGATAGTTCACACGGTATATTGTCTGCGCTACCACTACTAAAACAACTAAAAGAAGAGCACCAATTCGAGTATGTAGGAGCCATTAATTCTGATTTTGTATCACCTCGATATGAAGGAGATCCTAATCGATATATTTATAAAGGAACTGTAGGAAAACTACTACCTTCTTTTTTCATTACAGGTGCGGAAACGCATGTAGGGTCTTGCTTTGAGGGTTTAGATCCAAACTTCATTGCGGCAGAGCTAACAAAACAAATTAATTACAATCCCGAATTATGTAATGAAGCATTTGGGGAGACAACCGTTCCACCAGTATCATTAAAATTAATGGATTTGAAACCCTCTTATACTGTGCAAACAGCACTAGCTTCTTATGTTTATTTCAATTTTTTCATCCACTCATGGTCTCCGAAGGAAGTGCTGGACAAGTTGAAGCTGCAAGCAGAAATTGCTTTTGATCATGCTCTTACTGCATTTAAAGATAGATATCAATTGTTTAGTGAAATGAGTCATCAACCAAATATTGATGTCCCTTGGCAAACACGTGTCATGACATACGAGGAAATGGATCAATTATTAATGACAGAACATGGTGATGCCTACGCTGCACATATGGCTGAGTTCAAACAAAAACTCCTATTAGATAGTGAGTTAGATACCCGGATGTTTTCTGCAAAAGTTGTAGAGGAAGCATGGAAATGGATGGGCGATAGAAGTCCGGCTATCATTGTTTTCTATTCGTCACTATACTCACCACGAATTGAAGTGACTGGAAAAGACGAGTTAGAGAAAAACTTAATTGCTTCTCTAGACTTAGCCGTGAGTAAAATGCAACCGAACTATTCACATCCAATAGTAACAAGAAACTTCTTTCCCTATATCTCTGATATGAGTTTTGTTGCTTTAAGTGATGACGAGGATGGGATTAATGCTGTATCTAGTAATACACCTTGTTGGGGATCTAAACTTTTTGTAAATTATCAAGATATTCGCGATATTAATGTACCTGTTATCAATATTGGACCATACGGATTTGATGCACATAAACAATATGAGCGAGTTGAGCTTTCCTATTCATTTGAAATCGTACCAAACTTAACGAATGAAGTTATCCAAAATTTACTGAAATCATAA